In Humulus lupulus chromosome 6, drHumLupu1.1, whole genome shotgun sequence, a single genomic region encodes these proteins:
- the LOC133783481 gene encoding uncharacterized protein At4g26450, with protein sequence MHARHRSPGNGYRSSTPNSSRISPDASLRGAHSFHASSDYRSFNRPRPNSTPNSNSFQPPRKADIFVDAGRLAAEYLVSQGLLPPNVLSLPSSSSSSSKWSNGSFKRISRPQPQPQLPEPESFQLGQEVRTSALARLGNAVPDSAAGSTRRRFVGDEFGFRNNPRGRRRPQYRGGGYGSDWGREYSVSRSASFQDQDRLSDGDYYEPEDTVSDHQPSKDLAVKSGPFDSAASKAAAAPDSDDVDSKPTSSSSVAWNEPAEISQDHFLHDKTSELNDDAARAGKVEDDEIEKEENLNLTKDSEDYSSNNTSTDLLTICKFAKVPTRIRSSLTSKSPKLDPTPTTEVEQETTSATSSDRKMEIQLGEDSLPGSSSSHHRTHDLKRFNSEIHRAQSAENVGESDHLYNIQHIKCERSVSMPNRAFEYDSSADKENVRGEKRGFEEEDVLEGAKRPRDWPPSVVMEAGGCFDLSNLSEKNIGSYEDGKGGSSGDRVIVDVDDNDNESNNIVSNFQFSKDGGGGEPRRLDFSQEKQLFPSSFKICDLNLMEVSETHENRESDPVIMYRTLSERRREAKPVDVDLSMNNSNNVSGESSKRPSDHKEIEIIDLENDSAQEDKDLVMEDRKTETVYTDLEEIPNHARSTGGIPDTQDGYGLMISELLGNDFPNCSAVPEHINPMHNDIGLHNGEGAIGDDDSIYMSLGEIPLTFLRPWEQPPPQEYEKPF encoded by the exons ATGCACGCTCGCCACCGTAGTCCCGGAAACGGGTACAGGTCCTCTACGCCGAACTCTTCTCGGATCTCTCCGGACGCCTCTCTCCGCGGCGCTCATTCATTCCACGCCTCCTCCGACTACCGCTCCTTCAATCGACCTCGTCCCAATTCCACTCCCAATTCCAATTCTTTTCAGCCACCGCGCAAGGCTGACATCTTCGTCGACGCCGGCCGCCTTGCCGCCGAGTATTTGGTCTCCCAAGGACTCTTACCTCCAAATGTTCTCTCTctcccctcctcctcctcctcctcttccaagTGGTCCAACGGTTCTTTCAAAAGAATTTCCcggcctcagcctcagcctcagctgcCCGAACCCGAAAGTTTTCAGCTTGGCCAAGAGGTTCGAACCTCCGCCCTTGCCCGGTTAGGGAATGCGGTGCCTGATTCAGCAGCAGGGTCAACTAGGAGAAGGTTTGTTGGGGATGAATTCGGGTTTAGGAATAATCCCAGAGGTCGGAGAAGACCGCAGTACCGAGGTGGCGGTTATGGGTCTGATTGGGGGAGAGAGTATTCCGTTTCCAGGAGTGCTTCGTTTCAGGACCAAGATAGATTGAGTGATGGGGATTATTATGAACCTGAAGATACTGTTTCCGACCACCAACCTAGTAAAGATTTAGCAGTAAAGTCCGGTCCTTTTGATTCAGCAGCATCCAAAGCAGCTGCCGCACCTGATTCTGATGATGTTGACTCCAAGCCCACTTCTTCCTCTTCCGTGGCTTGGAATGAACCAGCTGAGATCAGCCAGGATCACTTCTTACATGACAAAACATCTGAGCTGAATGATGATGCAGCTAGAGCTGGGAAAGTTGAAGATGATGAAATTGAGAAAGAAGAGAATCTTAATCTCACCAAAGACTCAGAAGATTATTCCTCTAACAATACTTCTACTGATTTGTTAACAATTTGCAAGTTTGCTAAGGTTCCCACTCGAATCCGCTCCTCATTGACATCTAAAAGCCCAAAGCTTGATCCAACTCCAACAACTGAGGTGGAACAGGAAACTACTTCTGCCACTTCGTCTGATAGAAAAATGGAAATCCAATTGGGTGAGGATTCTCTTCCAGGTTCCTCATCAAGCCATCATAGAACTCATGACTTGAAACGTTTCAACTCAGAAATACATAGAGCCCAGTCTGCTGAAAATGTGGGAGAATCGGATCATTTGTATAATATCCAACACATTAAATGCGAGAGATCAGTGTCCATGCCCAATAGAGCTTTTGAGTATGACAGCTCTGCTGATAAAGAGAATGTAAGGGGTGAGAAACGAGGTTTTGAGGAGGAAGATGTGCTGGAGGGAGCCAAAAGACCAAGAGATTGGCCTCCCTCTGTGGTTATGGAGGCAGGTGGTTGTTTTGATCTTTCAAATTTGAGTGAAAAGAATATCGGTTCTTATGAAGATGGTAAGGGGGGCTCATCAGGTGATAGAGTTATTGTGGATGTTGACGATAATGATAATGAAAGCAACAACATAGTGAGCAATTTTCAATTCTCAAAAGATGGAGGAGGAGGTGAACCACGGCGCCTTGACTTTTCTCAAGAAAAACAACTCTTTCCAAGTTCATTCAAAATCTGTGACCTTAATCTTATGGAAGTTTCTGAGACTCATGAGAATCGTGAGAGTGATCCAGTTATCATGTACCGGACTCTTTCTGAAAGGAGAAGAGAAGCAAAGCCAGTAGATGTTGACTTGTCAATGAATAACTCTAATAATGTATCTGGTGAGAGCAGCAAACGACCAAGTGACCATAAGGAGATTGAAATAATCGATTTAGAAAATGATTCTGCTCAAGAGGACAAGGACTTAGTCATGGAAGATAGAAA GACAGAAACGGTTTATACTGATCTGGAGGAAATTCCTAACCATGCTCGGAGCACTGGTGGTATTCCTGATACACAAGATGGTTATGGGCTTATGATCTCAGAGTTGCTTGGAAATGATTTTCCAAATTGCTCTGCAGTACCAGAACACATCAATCCTATGCATAATGACATTGGTCTTCACAATGGAGAG GGGGCTATTGGCGATGACGATTCGATATACATGTCACTGGGAGAAATACCACTAA CTTTTTTGAGGCCCTGGGAGCAGCCACCGCCACAGGAGTATGAAaagcctttttga
- the LOC133783479 gene encoding chloride channel protein CLC-f, producing MSGEEEDYGEATRLLRSSPSDHPVSALAVITPSIVDDLESQDPISNPNPNSTSTSSPSLLKGLFTRHFDPPFSPRRLSFKRRERERERERERERDRDRLTATPHSDSDSVDTLADSAPPEWALLLIGCLLGLATGLLVAAFNNGVHVIHEWAWAGTPNEGAAWLRVQRLADTWHRILLIPVTGGVIVGMMHGLLEILEQIRQSTSSSQTPGQGFDLLSGVFPTIKAIQAAVTLGTGCSLGPEGPSVDIGKSCANGFSLLMENNRERKIALVAAGAAAGISSGFNAAVAGCFFAIETVLRPLRAENSPPFTTAMIILASVVSSTVSNVSMGTQSAFTVPAYDLKSAAELPLYLILGMLCGVVSVVFTRLVAWFTKFFDFIKEKFGLPAIVCPALGGLGAGIIALKYPGILYWGFTNVEEILHTGKTPSAPGIWLLTQLSLAKVVATALCKGSGLVGGLYAPSLMIGAAVGAVFGGVASEIINSAIPGNVAVAEPQAYALVGMAATLASVCSVPLTSVLLLFELTRDYRILLPLMGAVGLAIWVPSVANVGKEAETSDKPTLARGYSSLSPSEDKDEAGWRRHNNGDDRELSVIEKAAYSEAANEDILLEDLKVSYVMSTNYLKVPLSMTLKEAKKYMHDNQQTFVLVVDEDDFLEGILTYGDIRRCLSKKSSDISKSDSRSLDANTCLVSSVCTRGISYRGQVRGLLTCYPDTELAIAKQLMEAKGITQLPVVKRGRDSLRERKRRIVAVLHYDSILKCLRDEINHRKLEHRKENNSEEIIGNGH from the exons ATGTCCGGAGAAGAAGAAGACTACGGCGAAGCTACTCGGCTACTGAGATCTTCACCCTCCGATCATCCAGTATCCGCATTGGCAGTGATAACACCGTCTATTGTCGATGATTTGGAATCTCAGGACCCAATCTCCAACCCCAATCCCAATTCCACTTCCACTTCTTCCCCTTCTCTTCTCAAGGGCCTTTTCACCCGTCATTTTGATCCACCTTTCTCCCCTCGCCGCCTCAGTTTCAAGCGCCGTGAACGCGAACGAGAACGGGAACGCGAACGAGAACGAGATCGAGATCGACTAACTGCTACTCCTCATTCGGATTCTGATTCCGTCGATACTCTTGCCGACTCCGCTCCTCCCGAATGGGCTTTGCTCCTTATTGGTTGTCTTCTTGGCCTCGCCACCGGTCTCTTAGTCGCCGCTTTTAACAATGGG GTGCACGTTATACATGAATGGGCATGGGCTGGTACTCCGAATGAGGGAGCTGCTTGGCTTCGTGTGCAGAGACTGGCAGACACTTGGCATAGGATTCTTTTGATACCAGTCACTGGGGGAGTTATTGTTGGGATGATGCATGGTTTACTTGAAATATTAGAACAGATAAGGCAGTCTACTTCTTCCTCTCAAACTCCTGGACAAGGATTTGATTTGCTTTCTGGGGTCTTTCCCACCATAAAAGCAATCCAGGCTGCTGTCACTTTAGGTACTGGTTGTTCATTGGGTCCTGAAGGTCCTAGTGTGGATATTGGAAAATCATGTGCAAATGGCTTTTCTTTATTGATGGAAAACAACAGAGAAAGGAAGATTGCGCTTGTTGCAGCTGGTGCAGCTGCTGGTATTTCTTCAG gTTTTAATGCGGCAGTAGCTGGTTGTTTCTTTGCTATTGAAACTGTGTTAAGGCCTCTTCGAGCAGAAAACTCACCTCCATTTACAACTGCAATGATAATCTTGGCCTCTGTTGTATCATCTACCGTGTCAAATGTTTCAATGGGGACACAATCTGCCTTCACAGTACCTGCATATGACCTGAAATCTGCTGCTG AACTGCCTTTGTACCTCATATTGGGTATGCTATGTGGTGTTGTAAGCGTAGTCTTTACTCGTTTGGTTGCCTGGTTCACAAAGTTCTTTGACTTTATCAAGGAAAAATTCGGCCTTCCTGCCATTGTTTGCCCTGCTTTAGGTGGTTTAGGAGCTGGGATAATTGCTCTCAAGTATCCTGGAATACTGTACTGGGGTTTCACAAATGTTGAAGAAATCCTGCACACTGGAAAAACTCCTTCGGCTCCTGGAATCTGGCTGTTAACCCAACTGTCATTAGCCAAAGTTGTCGCCACAGCTCTGTGTAAGGGTTCTGGGCTTGTGGGTGGCCTATATGCCCCAAGTTTGATGATTGGTGCAGCTGTTGGTGCTGTATTTGGTGGTGTAGCTTCTGAAATTATCAATTCTGCAATTCCAGGAAATGTTGCTGTTGCGGAGCCACAGGCTTATGCACTG GTTGGAATGGCTGCAACTTTAGCTTCAGTTTGTTCAGTGCCTTTGACATCAGTTTTGCTACTGTTTGAGCTGACCAGAGATTACAGAATATTGCTTCCTCTGATG GGTGCTGTTGGATTGGCAATCTGGGTTCCCTCTGTGGCAAACGTGGGAAAGGAGGCTGAAACATCTGATAAGCCAACTTTGGCAAGAGGATACTCTTCTCTTTCGCCTAGTGAAGACAAAGATGAAGCTGGTTGGAGACGACATAATAATGGAGATGATCGAGAACTCTCTGTTATAGAAAAAGCTGCTTATTCTGAAGCGGCTAATGAAGATATTCTCTTAGAAGATCTAAAG GTTTCTTATGTCATGTCAACAAACTATCTGAAGGTCCCTCTTTCCATGACTTTGAAAGAGGCAAAAAAGTACATGCATGATAACCAGCAGACATTTGTCCTGGTTGTCGACGAAGATGACTTTCTTGAAGGAATATTAACCTACGGTGATATTAGACGGTGTCTATCCAAGAAGTCTAGTGATATCTCCAAGTCTGACTCAAGATCTCTGGAT GCAAATACATGCCTTGTTTCTTCTGTTTGTACTCGAGGGATTAGCTATCGAGGGCAAGTTCGTGGACTTTTAACCTGTTATCCAGACACAGAGTTAGCAATTGCAAAGCAGCTTATGGAGGCCAAGGGTATCACCCAGTTGCCCGTGGTTAAGCGTGGTAGAGATTCTTTAAGAGAGAGGAAGCGGAGGATTGTGGCTGTTCTTCATTATGATTCAATCTTAAAATGTCTCAG AGATGAGATAAATCACCGGAAGTTGGAGCACAGAAAAGAGAACAATTCGGAGGAAATCATTGGAAATGGCCATTAA
- the LOC133783480 gene encoding probable WRKY transcription factor 2, which translates to MAGLDDNVAIIGDWVPPSPSSRAFFSAMLGEDIGSRQFSGTAPNRTEDLFPGPREPNNNNNNNNFKELREMGSFSEQKSNSRGGLVERIAARAGFNAPRLNTESMRSSSDLSLAASESRSPYLTIPPGLSPTTLLDSPVFLSNSLAQPSPTTGKFSFASSNGNTRSSTLIMEASDKTRDNFFEDINAASFAFKPVPNSGSSFFLGAATKMTSAAMPPHPSFPSIEVSVQSESSPPSLGPTGGGENKHPLEKDSSSDQKGAELSPPLEEQGEEEGDQKGSGDCSAGAGGGGTTSEDGYNWRKYGQKQVKGSEYPRSYYKCTHPNCQVKKKVERSHEGHITEIIYKGAHNHAKPSHRRSGIGSSNPLADMRMDIPEQAGLHSGNGGGGGGGDGDPVWASTQKGTVVDWRHDNLEVTSSASVGPEYCNQSTSLQAQNGTQLESVDAVDASSTFSNDEDEDDRGTHGSASLGYEGEEDESESKRRKLEAFATEMSGATRAIREPRVVVQTTSEVDILDDGYRWRKYGQKVVKGNPNPRSYYKCTNAGCTVRKHVERASHDLKSVITTYEGKHNHDVPAARNSSHVNSGPSMQMHGSASAAMQSHVHRPEPSSQQLHNSMGRFERPAAAAAALSSYGLPGGASRQQLGSFSFGMNQAGLANLAMAGLGSMPPKLQGMPMNPYLAQQQRQVNEMGFMLPKGEPKAEPISESGSGLNLSNGSVYQQFMSRLPLGPQM; encoded by the exons ATGGCAGGCTTAGATGACAATGTGGCTATAATTGGAGATTGGGTACCTCCTAGCCCCAGCTCAAGAGCTTTCTTCTCTGCTATGTTAGGTGAAGATATTGGGTCTAGGCAATTCTCAGGCACAGCACCTAACAGGACAGAAGATCTATTTCCAGGACCTCGGGAaccaaacaacaacaacaacaacaacaatttcAAAGAATTGAGGGAAATGGGATCATTTTCTGAACAAAAATCAAACTCGCGTGGGGGACTTGTGGAAAGAATTGCAGCTAGAGCTGGCTTTAATGCTCCCAGACTCAACACTGAGAGCATGAGATCTTCTTCAGACCTTTCACTGGCTGCTTCTGAGTCCCGATCTCCTTATCTGACCATACCACCTGGTCTCAGTCCAACTACACTTCTGGACTCTCCTGTTTTCCTTTCAAATTCTTTG GCACAGCCATCTCCAACCACTGGAAAATTCTCATTTGCTTCTTCTAATGGCAACACCAGGAGCTCAACATTGATTATGGAGGCCTCAGATAAGACTAGAGATAATTTCTTTGAGGACATAAATGCTGCTTCTTTTGCTTTCAAGCCAGTCCCTAACTCGGGCTCCTCATTCTTTCTTGGCGCAGCAACCAAA ATGACTTCAGCTGCCATGCCTCCTCATCCATCTTTTCCCAGTATTGAGGTGTCGGTTCAGTCTGAAAGCTCTCCTCCAAGTCTGGGACCAACAGGAGGAGGTGAGAACAAGCACCCCCTTGAGAAAGATTCAAGTAGTGATCAAAAGGGTGCAGAGCTTTCTCCACCACTGGAGGAGCAAGGAGAGGAAGAAGGAGATCAAAAGGGAAGTGGAGATTGCTCAGCAGGAGCCGGTGGTGGGGGCACAACATCAGAAGATGGATACAACTGGAGAAAATATGGGCAGAAACAAGTAAAGGGTAGTGAGTATCCACGAAGTTATTACAAATGCACGCATCCAAACTGTCAGGTGAAGAAAAAGGTGGAAAGATCTCATGAGGGCCATATTACCGAGATTATCTATAAGGGGGCCCATAACCATGCCAAGCCTTCCCATAGAAGGTCAGGGATTGGATCATCCAACCCACTGGCCGACATGAGAATGGACATTCCTGAGCAAGCTGGGCTGCATAGTGgtaatggtggtggtggtggtggtggtgatggtgaCCCAGTTTGGGCAAGTACACAAAAGGGTACTGTTGTTGATTGGAGGCATGACAACCTCGAGGTGACCTCATCTGCATCAGTGGGACCCGAGTACTGTAACCAGTCCACCTCTTTGCAGGCTCAAAATGGTACTCAGCTCGAATCAGTTGATGCAGTTGACGCCTCATCCACTTTCTCTAATGATGAAGATGAGGATGACAGGGGGACACATGGCAGTGCTTCATTGGGTTATGAGGGTGAAGAAGATGAATCTGAGTCGAAAAGAAG GAAACTAGAAGCCTTTGCAACAGAAATGAGTGGAGCCACCAGAGCTATTCGAGAGCCAAGGGTTGTGGTCCAGACCACCAGTGAAGTTGATATCCTTGATGATGGATATCGCTGGCGCAAGTACGGGCAGAAAGTAGTGAAAGGAAATCCAAACCCCAG AAGTTACTACAAGTGCACCAATGCTGGCTGCACAGTGAGGAAGCATGTGGAGAGGGCATCCCATGATCTCAAGTCAGTGATCACCACATATGAGGGAAAGCACAATCATGATGTTCCTGCTGCTCGGAATAGCAGCCATGTCAACTCTGGGCCCTCCATGCAAATGCATGGTTCGGCTTCTGCAGCCATGCAATCCCATGTTCACCGGCCTGAGCCATCATCACAACAACTTCACAACAGCATGGGAAGATTTGAAAGGCCTGCTGCTGCAGCTGCAGCGCTGAGTTCATATGGTCTACCGGGTGGTGCATCAAGGCAGCAGTTGGGCAGCTTCTCATTCGGAATGAACCAAGCAGGTTTGGCCAATCTGGCAATGGCTGGGTTGGGCTCCATGCCACCCAAACTTCAGGGTATGCCCATGAATCCTTACTTGGCGCAACAGCAAAGGCAGGTGAATGAAATGGGTTTCATGTTGCCAAAAGGAGAGCCCAAGGCAGAGCCAATCTCAGAGTCTGGCTCTGGTCTGAACCTGTCCAATGGTTCAGTGTATCAGCAATTTATGAGTAGGCTTCCTCTTGGACCTCAAATGTAA
- the LOC133783478 gene encoding receptor-like protein kinase BRI1-like 3: MGLFWLVLLVAFQPLLISSSSSSPTRRVLSEQQSLELLLNFKSFSVQSDPNGILADWKASSVTPCSWHGVLCSPDGLVTTLNLSNAGLTGSLHLSQLTALTSLKYLYLQGNFFTTGDLSASNASSCALQVLDLSSNNLSDPLPKPSFLLSCQALSYVNLSRNSIPGGTLNVGPSLLQLDLSRNRFSDSGLLSHTLSNCQNLNLLNFSDNKLKGQLGVTLKSCKSLSTLDLSHNLLFGKIPSNFVADSSPSLKHLDLSYNNFSGRFSALDLGSCSNLTWLNLSRTTLSGAEFPVTLNNCQLLQTLDLSHNNLSSEIPGSLATLKNLRLLSLAGNDFNGEIPPELGKLCGTLEELDLSGNNLLGELPSSFRSCSSLTSLNLGNNQLSGDFIVNVISNLQSLRYLYLPFNNITGPLPLSLANCTQLQVLDLSSNSLTGSIPSGFCSSSTLERILLPDNFLSGTVPVELGKCKMLRTIDLSFNNLSGEIPLDIWSLPNLSDLIMWANMLSGGIPEGICIVGGNIQMLILNNNLLSGTIPQSIANCTNMIWISLSSNRITGEIPSGIGNLVNLAIFQMGDNLLSGQIPPELGNCHSLIWLDLNSNELSGVIPAEVADQAGLVIPGIVSGKQFAFVRNEGGTACRGAGGLVEFEGVRPERLERSPMVHSCSSTRIYSGMTVYTFSTNGSMIYLDLSYNSLSGTIPAKLGVMDYLQVLNLGHNNLTGKIPDSFGELRAVGVLDLSHNHLEGYVPGSLATLSFLSDLDVSNNNLSGAIPSGGQLTTFPASRYENNSGLCGLPLPPCGSQYHGSAFNTSGRKQSMAAGMIIGLAFFVICILILTLALYRVKLHQQKEQQREKYMESLPTSGSSSWKLSSVPEPLSINIATFEKPLRKLTFAHLLEATNGFSADSLIGSGGFGEVYKAQLKDGSVVAIKKLIQVTGQGDREFMAEMETIGKIKHRNLVPLLGYCKIGEERLLVYEYMKWGSLECVLHEQPKGGGGGLTRLGWAARKKIAIGSARGLAFLHHSCIPHIIHRDMKSSNVLLDENFEARVSDFGMARLVNALDTHLSVSTLAGTPGYVPPEYYQSFRCTTKGDVYSYGVILLELLSGKRPIDPSEFGDDNNLVGWAKQLHKEKRSTEILDPELLTESSGESELCHYLRIAFECLDDRPLRRPTMIQVMTMFKELQVDSESSDILDGFSVKETVIDES; this comes from the coding sequence atGGGATTGTTTTGGTTGGTGCTTTTGGTTGCGTTTCAGCCGCTattaatttcttcttcttcatcaagtCCCACCAGAAGAGTCTTGTCCGAGCAGCAATCACTGGAGTTGTTGTTAAACTTCAAGAGTTTCTCTGTTCAGTCTGATCCCAATGGCATATTGGCCGATTGGAAAGCTTCTTCTGTTACTCCCTGCTCATGGCATGGCGTCTTATGCTCACCTGATGGCCTAGTCACGACCCTTAATCTCAGCAACGCCGGCCTCACAGGCAGCCTCCACCTCTCCCAGCTCACGGCCTTGACCAGTCTTAAGTATCTTTATCTGCAAGGCAATTTTTTCACCACAGGCGATCTCTCGGCATCAAATGCTAGCTCCTGTGCCCTCCAGGTTCTTGACCTTTCCTCCAACAACCTCTCTGACCCGCTTCCAAAACCATCTTTCCTGCTCTCTTGTCAAGCTCTCTCTTACGTGAACCTCTCTCGCAACTCAATCCCTGGTGGAACTCTCAACGTGGGGCCTTCTCTGCTGCAGCTAGACCTGTCTCGTAATCGGTTTTCAGACTCGGGTTTGCTGTCCCACACACTCTCAAACTGTCAGAACTTGAATCTGCTCAACTTCTCTGACAACAAGCTAAAGGGTCAACTGGGTGTTACTCTCAAGTCTTGCAAAAGTCTCTCAACGCTTGACCTCTCTCACAACCTGTTGTTTGGGAAGATACCCTCTAACTTCGTTGCAGACTCCTCACCATCTCTCAAGCACTTGGACCTTTCTTACAACAATTTCTCTGGGAGATTCTCTGCTCTTGACTTGGGCAGCTGCAGCAACCTCACTTGGCTGAACCTGTCTCGGACCACCCTTTCTGGTGCAGAGTTTCCAGTTACGCTCAACAACTGCCAGCTTCTTCAAACGCTTGACCTCTCCCACAATAACCTTTCCTCCGAAATTCCAGGTAGCTTGGCAACTTTGAAGAACTTAAGGCTGCTCTCTTTGGCTGGTAATGATTTCAATGGTGAAATACCTCCTGAACTAGGAAAGCTTTGTGGGACTCTCGAGGAACTCGATCTCTCAGGAAACAACCTCTTAGGTGAGTTGCCTTCAAGTTTTAGATCATGCTCTTCCTTGACAAGTTTGAACCTTGGGAACAATCAACTCTCTGGAGATTTCATTGTTAATGTGATTAGTAATCTTCAGAGTCTGAGGTATCTCTATTTGCCATTCAATAACATAACTGGCCCATTGCCACTGTCTCTCGCCAATTGTACTCAGCTTCAAGTGCTCGACCTCAGTTCTAATAGCCTTACCGGAAGCATTCCTTCTGGATTCTGCTCCTCCTCCACCTTGGAAAGGATACTTCTTCCAGACAACTTTCTTTCCGGGACTGTGCCAGTGGAGCTTGGAAAATGCAAGATGCTAAGAACAATTGATCTCAGTTTCAACAATTTGAGTGGTGAAATTCCTTTAGATATTTGGAGCTTGCCAAATCTTTCTGACTTGATCATGTGGGCTAATATGCTCTCTGGTGGGATCCCAGAAGGCATTTGCATTGTTGGAGGGAACATACAGATGCTCATTCTCAACAACAACCTCTTGAGTGGAACCATCCCACAGTCCATTGCCAACTGTACAAACATGATTTGGATATCACTTTCAAGCAATCGGATTACTGGAGAAATTCCTAGTGGAATTGGAAATCTTGTTAACCTTGCAATATTTCAGATGGGGGATAATTTGCTCTCAGGGCAGATTCCTCCTGAGCTTGGCAATTGTCACAGCCTCATTTGGCTTGATTTAAACAGCAATGAACTCTCAGGCGTTATCCCTGCCGAGGTTGCTGACCAGGCTGGCCTGGTAATTCCAGGTATTGTTTCTGGTAAGCAGTTTGCGTTTGTGAGAAATGAGGGTGGAACAGCTTGCAGGGGTGCTGGAGGGCTAGTTGAATTTGAAGGGGTTCGGCCTGAGAGGCTGGAAAGATCTCCCATGGTTCACTCTTGCTCATCAACTAGAATTTACTCTGGCATGACTGTTTATACTTTCTCCACTAATGGAAGCATGATTTATCTTGATCTTTCCTACAATTCTTTGTCTGGAACTATTCCGGCAAAACTGGGTGTGATGGACTATCTGCAAGTCTTGAATTTAGGACACAACAACCTCACTGGTAAGATTCCAGACAGCTTTGGAGAATTGAGGGCAGTAGGAGTTCTAGACCTCTCTCACAATCACCTCGAGGGATATGTTCCAGGGTCATTGGCCACTCTATCTTTTCTCAGTGACTTAGATGTCTCTAACAATAACTTGAGTGGTGCCATTCCCTCTGGAGGTCAGCTCACCACATTTCCAGCATCCAGGTACGAGAACAATTCTGGCCTTTGCGGGCTGCCATTGCCGCCTTGTGGATCACAATACCATGGATCAGCTTTCAACACCAGCGGAAGAAAGCAGTCTATGGCTGCTGGGATGATAATTGGCCTTGCATTCTTTGTGATATGCATTCTCATACTGACACTAGCTCTATATCGTGTGAAGTTGCACCAACAGAAGGAGCAACAAAGAGAGAAATACATGGAAAGCCTGCCGACTTCGGGTAGCAGCAGCTGGAAACTTTCCAGTGTTCCTGAGCCTCTCAGCATCAACATAGCCACATTTGAGAAACCTCTGCGCAAGCTGACTTTTGCCCATCTACTTGAAGCTACAAACGGTTTCAGTGCTGACAGTTTGATTGGTTCTGGAGGTTTTGGCGAGGTTTATAAGGCGCAGCTCAAAGATGGGTCTGTTGTTGCAATCAAGAAGCTTATTCAGGTGACAGGCCAAGGAGACAGGGAATTCATGGCAGAAATGGAAACCATTGGAAAGATTAAGCACCGAAACTTAGTTCCTTTGTTAGGCTACTGTAAGATTGGAGAAGAGAGGCTTCTTGTGTATGAGTACATGAAATGGGGTAGTTTGGAGTGTGTTCTTCATGAGCAGCCTaagggaggaggaggaggcttAACAAGACTTGGTTGGGCAGCGCGAAAGAAGATCGCCATAGGGTCAGCAAGAGGCCTGGCATTCCTTCACCACAGTTGTATACCTCATATTATCCACCGTGACATGAAGTCCAGCAATGTTCTTCTTGATGAGAACTTTGAGGCCAGAGTATCAGATTTTGGTATGGCAAGATTGGTCAATGCTCTCGACACCCATCTCAGTGTGAGCACCCTGGCTGGAACACCAGGATATGTTCCCCCTGAGTACTACCAGAGTTTTAGGTGCACAACTAAAGGGGATGTGTACAGCTATGGTGTGATATTGTTGGAGCTTTTGTCAGGGAAAAGGCCAATAGACCCATCTGAGTTCGGTGATGACAACAACCTGGTTGGTTGGGCAAAGCAGCTTCATAAAGAGAAGAGGAGCACTGAGATACTCGACCCTGAGTTGTTGACAGAGAGCTCAGGTGAGTCTGAGCTATGCCATTACCTAAGGATTGCCTTTGAGTGCCTAGATGACAGGCCACTGCGGCGGCCCACCATGATTCAGGTGATGACCATGTTCAAAGAGCTTCAGGTGGATTCAGAGAGCAGTGACATACTCGATGGATTCTCAGTAAAAGAAACAGTGATTGATGAATCATGA